The Raphanus sativus cultivar WK10039 chromosome 6, ASM80110v3, whole genome shotgun sequence sequence GTATCACCAAGCTGAGAACAACAACCTGCAGGATTGCATTTTACCAACTGAATTacttaaaaagaaacaaactttcTTTCTGGGTCTTGATCAGTAAGCAAATTTAAAAGCAACAGATACAACAACAACTATTTATAGGAAGAAATAAGGAAGCTTTGTAATCAAAAGAGGACAACTGAGAAAGGAACAGAGGGCAGACGTATAAACTCCAGAGGTGTGTGAGTGACTGAGTGATCTTTCTTCAGTCACTGATCTTCTATCTCTTTAACTCTTAAGTATGTGAAGGATTATTACAGATAGGACTTGACTTGTCAaaaaaatgattcttttttttttttatcgttTTCCCTCTCCTCTCTTCAGATACGAATGCATGAATGAATGATTGCAAAGCAGTTGTCAGGTGCTACATTGCGCCGTGGTAAAACGGCAAGCAGTTTACttttcagatatttatttttttttgtcagcaattTTTGTATGTTAAATGCATgcatttatactatataaacaataataataattgaatgACAAAAGGTGTTAATCTGATGTGACCTGTTGTTGTCATCTGAGATATGAATGTGACATATTTGTAGTGAAAGTAGTAATTATGGTTCGGATCTTGGAGATCATTTAGTTGGGGGCATTAACATAAATCTTGCATTAATCGGGgacattttaatgattttgagCTAATTTTAAGAAGATTATTTAGGGTATCTCCAActccactccataatttactccaaattgaGAAATGGAGTTGAAAATTGACTGGAAAATGaagtgatgaccaaaaaataaaagcattactccatttttcactccatTTTTCATAAAGGattaatgcttttattttttgttcatcactacATTTTCCACTTCATTTTccattttggagtaaattatggagtgaaGTTGGAAatacctttaaaaaaaatcagattttagaTGGGGTCACGTGACCCCATTACGTTGAATGTATGTCCGCCCCTGGGTTCAATCCGTAATCTTTTGGTGCATATGTTAAAGAAGGTAACCAATCACACTACAGTTTATCCTTTATCTCTCAACCATATGTTTTTATGCTAAAAAAATCTTACgttataaaatcataattaattttctcgtagtaactttattttatatagtgTAACCAAATTTGAAATGTACATACATATTTTATCAACCAGTTGGCCTAGTTGGTGCGTTATATGATGGCTGCAAAAATGAATTTTTGTGTGAACAAAAAAGCactaaaataatgtaaaacaGTAATGACTCAATGACACGTCATAGTTCAAAATCAAATGGGACTCAAAGAGGTTATAATAATAAGAAGATGATCTCTTTAAAAACCAAtctcaaacaaacaaacaaacaaaaacgtTCACTCTCATCTCATTCAACAGATTCCATCTTCACTGAtcatctctctctgtttcttctatCTTACGGAGAAATGGCCGTAATCAACAGCCTCCGTCGGATGGCTCGTTCCTCTCAGGTTCTCTGATCTCGATATCATCGACTTAGTTATTAGTAGTTCAGTATTCAGATGAATGTTaaactgttttctttttttttcgaatCTCCAAATTGATATTCCCATCCTTTGACATGGATCTTGATGAAAAGAAtgagtatttttctttttgggatTCTCCAGTAATCAAGGAACCTTTTTcactttatttatataataaatgatCCAAATAGTGATTTTGTAAGGCATTTTTCTTTTATAGACCAACTCAAAAAAGTGATTTTGATTCATCTTTCATAGCTCAAACCCCTTAATGATAATATTACGTACATCTCTCCTTCCCTCTCATATGCGCAGGTTACTTTGCAGAGCAGGTATGCTGCTTCACAATACACGTCTGGTTCGAGGATCTTTACTACAGAGGCTTCACCTCAGAAGCAAACGATAGTTGGGTCAGTTTCATACTCATGATTTATGGTTGCTTCCAAAGGCTCTGTTCATGTGATGATGAATAGTGTAAAAGAGCCTTGAATACTTGAGCAGGTCTAAAGGGCATGATATGCTGGCACCTTTTACAGCTGGGTGGCAGAGTGCTGATTTACATCCCTTGATCATTGCTAAATCCGAGGTCACCcttccttcttttcttttttttgattaatacaTTCGTCAATGTTAGAGTGTTACATTCTTTTCCCTTTCTTTTTCTTACAGGGAAGTTATGTGTATGATGACCATGGCAAAAAGTATCTTGATTCTCTCGCTGGTCTTTGGTGTACTGCCTTGGGTATTATTCCTCCTTTTCCTTACTGAATTATATGactttatgtttctctttgtACATTCATGGATCTAATCATTATGCCCCCAAATTCTTGTAGGAGGAAATGAGCCACGGCTTGTTTCTGCTGCCGTGGAGCAGTTGAAAACCTTGCCCTTTTATCACTCCTTCTGGAACCGTACTACTAAGCCTTCTCTGGTACTCTCATAATTTTCCTTATTGGTGTCATTGTCATAATGTGTTTTCTACAGTCAGGGCAAGTTTACTTGATAGGTTAATAAAAAGAGAATTTGATCACTGTTGATATCTTTCTTGCAAAACAGGATCTTGCCAAGGATCTTCTAGACATGTTCACTGCTAACAAAATGGCTAAAGCTTTTTTTACAAACAGTGGATCAGAGGCCAATGATACCCAGGTTTCCATAACTATACACCGTGCTCTTCTCCCCCTATTTCCTACGAAGTTAACCTATAAGATTTGCTCATAAATCTCATGATGCAGGTCAAGCTTGTTTGGTACTACAATAACGCACTTGGGAGGCCTGAGAAGAAAAAGTTTATCGCAAGAAAGAAATCGTGAGAAAAGGATATTTGCTTTGTCATTTTGTGAGTTTATAAGAACTGAAGTTACTTATAACTGCGGCGTTGTGACATTCAGGTACCATGGCTCCACTCTAATATCAGCAAGTTTGTCTGGGTAAGATCAATATATAGTTCCTCTATAGAAGTGCCAAAGATTCTTTTCTTACTTAACAAATGTAATCCGTTTTATTTTCCAGCCTTCCAGCTCTGCACCAAAACTTTGATTTACCAGCACCATTTGTGCTACACACAGATTGCCCTCACTACTGGCGTTTTCATCTTCCAGGTATGAGTCACTCTCACTTCCACTTTACAATTAAAAGTAATCTTTGATTCTAAGCTTGGAACTGTTTTTGTCCAGGTGAAACGGAAGAGGAGTTCTCAACCAGATTAGCCAAGAATTTGGAGGATCTCATCATTAAAGAGGGACCAGAAACAGTAAACATTCGATTGATGACTTACTGAAATTGTCATCTTTATGCTTTAAGGATGATGTTAGCATCTCAATCTAACACAAAATGTCTTCTTACTAGATTGGTGCTTTTATCGCTGAACCAGTCATGGGTGCTGGTGGTGTGATACCTCCACCTGCTACCTACTTTGAAAAGGTCATTTCCATAAACTTTGTTGGTACTAAGTACATTTATCAATGATTATGCTGTTTCTTGGTACTAAGTACTAAGTATATTGTTCTCTTTCTGTACTGCAGATTCAAGCTGTTGTTAAGAAGTATGATATCCTGTTCATCGCGGATGAAGTATGTGCATATCTAACTGAACCATGACTCCAAAATCGATCAAGAAGAAAAGATGTCGTTAACCACTTGTATTTTGTTTGGCCTTTTAAGGTCATATGTGCATTCGGAAGACTCGGGACCATGTTTGGCTGTGACAAATACAACATCAAGCCAGATCTTGTGTCCTTAGCTAAGGTGAGACTGATTAGTAGCCTTCTATCTCTATTTACAACTTTCCCCGGACGTTTGGTAAATGTTAAAATACATATGCAGGCATTGTCTTCAGCATATATGCCGATTGGAGCCATTCTTATGAGTCAAGAAGTAGCAGATGTCATTTATTCTCAAAGCAACAAGCTAGGTACGTTTTTAGTTATGCTCAACGTGGTTATAATCCAATGTTCTGATCTTCAAACCATTTTTGGGTATTTTCAGGTGCTTTCTCGCATGGATTTACTTATTCTGGTCATCCAGTTTCATGTGCTGTAGCAATTGAAGCGTTAAAGATATACAAGTAAGTTTGTCACTTTGCTAGTTCATTCAAGTATACTGTGTTTAAAACTGCAATTTGCCAAAAGCTCAAAATCTTTCACATAGTGATTAttaattttctcttttctttatcataattttttttgacgTTAATATTTCATATTACAGAGAAAGGAACACGCCAGAGCACGTTGCCACAGTTGCCCCAAGGTTTCAAGATGGTCTTAAAGCCTTTGCCAAGACTAGTCCTATTATTGGAGAGGTATAGTTTACTCACCGGTTTTTCTTTTGCAAGTTTTTGATTGAACAGTTGGGGCATTTTGTGATGGTTTTCAGATAAGAGGAACGGGTTTGATTCTTGGGACTGAGTTTACTGACAACAAATCACCAAACGAACCATTTCCACCAGAATGGGgtaaagtctctctctctctcatgacTAAACAAAAAGTATCTCCTCTCCTAAACTCATTATCTTACTTAAGTCCCTACACCATTTTCAACTGATGTTACCAGGTGTTGGCGCATACTTTGGAGCCGAGTGCCAGAAGCGTGGGATGTTAGTCCGCGTTGCAGGAGATAGCATAATGATGTCTCCACCGCTCATTATCTCACCTGAAGAGATCGATGAGGTGAATTTACGATTTTCTTGAGACATTTTCTTGTGACCAGTTATCTTCcaaccctctctctctctctctctctctttaatttTCTCTAATTGGGCGTTTTATCATTTTTGCAGTTGATAACTATCTACGGGGAAGCACTGAAAGCTACAGAAGAGAGGGTAAAAGAACTCAAGACTCAGCAAAAGAAGTGAGAAGCAAATAAACCAAAAGTTGTTGTCTAGAATCTCCTATCTCTCTTCTTGAACTGTTTGCCTTTATCTTGCACATGCACATTTTCAGTTATATGCATAATAAATCATCCAACTTTAGTTCTCTGTTTCTCGAGCATCAGAGTCTATGCAAAATGGCACCACAAGTGCTTTCACTAGAGAGTAGAGCAACCTATTCAGGGATTTCTCCTCGGAATCTGTTTCATGAAAGATCAGGTTCCATCTCTCCTCCTTTGATCATCAAGGCCAATGGGTATGGTCACCAATGTAAACGGTAAAGATTCCCGTAAAGGCACTATGCGATATGTCAAAAAAGAAGCAACATTAGGGGGATACTGTATTGACCCCCCATAACTCACTACAGTGTCCTTTTGACGGCTGCTGTTGAGATATGCGTTTGGCAATTTTCAACTGAAGTGATTATTGCCGAGCCTTATCTCACTAATGTTGTTTACAAATTGAGTAAGGTTAAAATATCCGAGAAATTGAAAATACCGAACGCAAGTTGTCATTGAAATTAGAAAGATCAAGATCCACAAGGTtgattaatttgaatatttattgaACCTGTGAAAttcaaaacatttctcataaCATTTGGAAGTGATTGacataaataatttatcattgaCTAATTACATATTTACTTTGTCATTACTTATCAAAAACGTTTCCTGTCATAGAGGTTAATGGACAAGATAAGTTCATTTTTCATAAAGCAGTTGGTGATCATCTTCTTATGTCTAAGACCATTAGATCAATCAACACCCTCACGAGTGACAACTTAAGCATGCTTTACAATCAACGACAGCCTACTGTGGCCATCCTTTAGTAACACGCCATAATAGTTATGCTTTTACTCATACCAATTGAAGAAAAACGAATCCAGAGAAACCCCATTTCAGTAACAATCAATCGATAACttctaaaactaaaaaccaGATTAGGGCTTTTCCAACTAAATTACTAAACCAGTGAAGATACATTAACTAAAGCACCAACATAGCAAATGATCgtaataaaagaacaaaaattcCAAGAATCAAATATCAAACCATAAGTCTTAAACCATCCAAAACATGTTCCGACAAAACTACAAAAAGCATACTGTAGATTCCGTTACAGAAAAAAACGATAAAACTTTCTCAAAACCTGAGCTTGGTGAAGAACCACCTGTTCTTCCCAGTCTTGAACCTCTCCTCGAGCTTAGCCTTGGCCTCCTTAAGAGCCGCCACCTTCTTATCCTTCGAAGCCAGAGCTTCCAATGTCGCCACCTCCTTCAGATCCACGTCGAGCGTGTAACGAGTAGGCATCAGATGCTGGTAGTTCACGACCTTGATGAAGCACTTGACCCTCGACTTCTTCGCCGTCTTCTTGGCCGAGTCCTTGCGGATCACCTTGCTCGGGTACTTCTTGAGTCCCGCGACGAGGCAGTGTCCGTAGGGTCGCTCACGGTTCCCGTCGTCGAAGGAGCGGATTATCACCGCCTTCTTTCCGGCGTAACGGCCTTGGAGGAGGATCACTGCTTTGTTCTGCTTTAGGAACTTAACCATggcttcttctctctctctctcccccaaGCTCCCTCTTCCGGCGGTGAGGGTTAGGTTTTTGGTTATTTATAGTGTGTGTGCTGTGAAGAAAACCCTAAGGAAATGAAATGCATCTCATTCGGCCCATATAACATGGGCTGGGCCTAGAGAAATCACGATGTTTGGGTTTACAAAGGTTTTTCTGGTTGGTTACCAAATGAGTAGGAACCAATTTATCATATCCGTGCAAGTTTTCTTCCTCCGCGATGGTCTCTCTCGACCTCCAtcaggttttctttttttaagtgTAATTATGACATTTCACATAAATTCAACTCACTATAGTGGAAGCTGATCTCTCTGCTCTTATTTGGGCAATGCAAGCAACTTGGACTCGAGTATGGGTTACTTCTCCTCCGCAATGGAGTCTTTATCATTCTTGTCCTTATTTTTTGGGAACTCTTGTAACAAATGACTTCGTGCAATAAAACAATGTTTTGGcgtaaaaaagaaaactattttcTGGTTCATAAAAACTAAGTTTAAACTTCATAATAAGTTCagaattaattatataatgttaGTTTTGtttcaaacattattttattcatgtaatctttaatttttttatatactgATTTCGTTTCCCCCATGTGATTTTAAGTCTTACTTATACATTTCTGGTTGAATTAACTTGTGTTGGAATTGAACCtttgattaaaaattacaaaagaagtGGAAGCAAGGAAGCTTGACACACAAGAAAAGGAACAATAATAAGAGAAGTGACCAAAGAGTcaagtagaagaagaaggaaggaagaaGTAGAAGCAAGAGATAGCTTATCACtcaagaaagagaagatgaagcaAGAGCCGACTAAGAACAAGAAAGGTAAAGTTGAGATATGACTTTAGTCAGAAATAATTAAGTTAAGAAGAAAAGATACTAGGTTGGCCAAGCTATCGAGGATGAGTGAAGTGTTAAATAAAAGCTTAGCTAAGAAGAATTAGTGAGAGTTGTTAAGACTGGTTAGTAGAAGTAAGATTCAAGTGGGAGTTGTTGAGCCTAGAGTTGCAAGTAAGCATGTGTATATTAGTTAGAGTAAAACTACTATAAGTATGTAAGTGAAAAGACATccaattctaaaaaaaaaagaaaagatacgGAGAAATAACATTGTAGACATACATCGCTTGCTCTCTTCTTTTAACAATATAGAGAAACGTGAGAGTGTAAAGAGTGTGTGACTGTGTGTACTTGTGTGGTGATGATACACAAGTAAAGAAACAGAtggagtttttattaaaaaaaaaaaaacagagagagtgttcAAGAGAGGAACAAAACAGAGAAGCTGGCCGTTAGTTGAATGAGAAAGGGCAAGAACCGGTCCTGGGCAAAGTCGAATGAAATATTCATCTCAAACTACTCCCTCAaaattttttgaagaaaattacaTAGACATATACCCCTAATTTACATACATATAGATCTCCAATTTTAAAAAGAAGTAACAGAACTTTTTACTAAATTGCCTATAGCTCCTAAAATCTAAGGGCCGGTTCTTCAAGCTAAAGCAAAGAACTTCAACAACTTAATTATTCAATGTGGGTTAGCCATTCCCAATCCTCGTTTAATTTATTGACAATTGCGTGAGGAATCGTGTCAAATCCATTTGGTACTAATTTTGACCTGTTCTATGGATACAGTTCGACAAACCAAATTCACTTTGATATATAATACAATCAGTTATTAATATACCTGAAACAGAACAACGACAACCATCCACAGAGTATATTCCACATAGAGTAATTCAGTAAAACAGCTACAAACTTCTTTTTATTAAGCAATAATGTGCATGAAATCATAAACCCCGGAGTCTCAGAAGCATGCGTCCAGAACACAACAACAGCATATAGCAGCACAACTGCCAAAGACAAGACCACTTAGATTAGTTGTCCATTTTTTCTCTTCAGAATTTTTATGTAACATGCATGAGTTTGTTTAAAATAGCAACAGTTTCTGAAAACCTAAAACACACAACATTTCTTTAACGTACGTAACAGTCcatgttttaattatttgaatattttgcaATAGATTGATCAACGTAATCGTATACAAGAAAattgaaagaatatatatacCATCCTTTCCAAAACCCATCTCCTTTATACTTTGTCTCCACTGCGGCCGCCTTAGGATCACCCAACATAGCATCTCTGGTCGGATAACCAAGAGGCGGAGGACTTGTGTACGGCCCCTGTAGAGGTTTTTCCACTATGGCTAACAAGATTATTAAATAAGTTAGCATATAACTAATTAATGTTTGTGGAATAACTGTTGGAATTACGTATATCGATCTTGAATTAAATTTTTGACTTAAGAAGAGGATTACCTGAAGATGTGCTGTGATCGGGTTgattcattttaatttaatgaTAAGCTGTGAGGAGCTGAGGATTATGAAGAAGAGATCGAGTGTTGTGGTTTTAATTTAAAGAGGACGAATATTATGTGTCTTATAAGAAAATAGTTGTCAAGGGTTggtgatgtatatatataaatagctAGAGGTTATGAAGACGCGGACGACAATAGCAGGTGTGGACTTGTTGAGATTATTGGAGAGGAATGGTTGAATTCAATTTATGTATTATAGAATCTTACATGACTTAATAAAAGtgatatatattatgaaggTTTTTCaagttttgaagttttgctacttacaaaaaaaaagttttgaagttttaatAGTAGTTTCTTTAGTTACTATTATATGATCCAGCGTTCGACATGATGCTATATGTTTGAAAActcatgagtttttttttctactagTAGTTTCTTTACTGCTATATATGTTTGAAAAGTTTTGGGCCCGCCGGACACCCctgaattatcaaaaaaaaaactcaggaGTTATGAAATTTACTGTATGCgttgcaaaaaaagaaaaaaaatactgtGTTTGCGTTTATGTTGATTTGTGGTCGatcatttataattatatatatttttcatcgaaattattttatacaaatttatgAAATTGGTGTTCTAATATTTGTATTTGATATTTTCATCAAAATgtgaataattatttatatatatatatatatatggcatTTTATGTCTGAGACAACCAAATAATGTACTAACAACGCCGTGTGTGAACAATAAACACCTAACTCATTAATTTACTAAATTCTGCTATGGTCCATACAATTACGCGTAACctgtttgaaatttataaagTATTAAAAGATTCGAATATTAAGTCTTTGAAATTGAAAGGAATATTAACTATAACATTATAATCTACGTAGTAGAGCTCAATTTCGATTTTGCGAcagctatatatatatgcagGAATATCATTCATTAAAGATGGTTGAGATATCACTATATCAGTGTAAAAGGTATAAAATTTTCCAATTGCAGTTTTATACTGTATTTGTTTAGAAGTCctctaaataattattaagtttGTATTAGTTAAAAATCTAAGGTGGCGTGGGCCTGACGCAATTTCAAAATAAGGAGACGAGGTGATATCATTTTGAATGACAAACTTTAGCTTGAATCTAATTCTCATTTAATTTTGTGGTATTGATAAAAATTTGCAGAGTAAACAGACAAACAGACGAGTCATCTTATTTATAGTGGATTTGAAAGTTGGGACATCAATCGATGACTTTTTTGTGCTCAGCCGATGACTTTGTTGCTTCTTATAAATGATAGTTAGGCATGGAAACATACAGGATATCCAAAAAAAATCGACTATCTGTGATCTACTCTGTCCCATACAAATACTTACATTTTTTATCAGTTTCGATTCGTGAGATTTCAAGTATTCGAAGGTTTGAATATTTGTTGCTATTTCAGTTATTTGCACGGATTATCAGTTTTccttcataaaaaataaaaattatgattgtGCTCAGCCGATGACTTTGTTGTTTCTTATAAATGATAGTTAGGCATGGAAACATACAGGATATCCAAAAAAATCGACTATCCGTGATCTACTCTGTCCCACACAAATACTATCAGTTTCGATTCGTGAGATTTCAAGTATCTGAAGGTTTGAATATTTGTTGTTATTTCAGTTATTCGTACGGATTATCAATTTTacttcataaaaaaataaaaaatatgattatcacataataaagataaaaaataaaaaaatcaaataatataaataattatatttataacaaacaatatttattatataaaatttaataactaaatagccaatattaaatatttttaaattcacataaatataataattatataatttatatataattatttaaatatacttatatatatgcatataaaagatcaggatcagatatatgttcttaaaaatattagtatttgtgatttactttGGTTCTCACGAATATAAATATTGCATATTAGTATTTGTCTTGATTCGTAGAGttacggatatccggaatttcTAATGCAAAAATGCTTCGTTCTTCTCTCTccattcttttttatttgtttgggtttttgatatctcttagaTATTTGCAATGTGGATGTTCCTAGAATGAATATTTtcacttatatattttatttaagtagaataaaataataataataatttattatacaggtaattattataatttcacCTACCTATATATCAAACTATTTTACTGCCATATTTCAGAATTCTCAACAATTTAATATATCCATCTAATAAGATATGGCTATTTACGAAAAATGACCCCAAAATgaaatttaaatgtaaataaattcgATAAGTTTAATCAAATgcaaaaattaaactaaaagtAGTGAAATTATAGATTTTCCATATGACTAGACaaaaatctatatatgttttttacgGTTATAAACCATATGAAACTTTTTATGAAAACAATTCTCAAAAAGTTTACttctgtatttaaaatttattaaaattttgaaagaaatattttgatggagaataaattaaattcatgcaaataaaaaaatataaataatgtaaattaataaaactaaattaaattattgtcATATAGATgagtaaataaaaatagtgaGTCATGATTGTCTATTGGTTAGGGTTTGGTGATATATTTTCTAGTAATGTTGATATTTTTAGAGTATATGTTCTTGAAGTATTGATATTTTTAGAGTTATATTTTGGacttttaaatttcttttaaaatttaatttcatatataaatgtttagttttgtacatactaaatattttataagttgaTTATATGTTTAACGAAATATTTGTTGCTATCTAGTTAAACTATTTGACTTCTCGAGAAATTATGCATTAGCAGTCAAATATAAGGTAAGTTTAGAGTTAGGAGACAAATTCAAAAATCGTCTAAACTGCAATGAACTGCCAAATTATGTTTaaccaaattattatttttatctctttatgcaaagaaaatttatatattctcTCAATTTATTTCAAATGGCTGCAGAATAATATAATGTTTCTGCTTTAAAACTCTCCAAATTCTCACTATACTCTTAGAACTTGAAGAcaccaaaatttatattaatttctcATATAATTGTTTCATGTCTTTCTCAcaaatttatcttgtttttacAGGTTTTTCACTCCATGGTTTCATCTTCTCCTCCTAAAGAATGATGAAATTAAAGAgtgaattggtttaaaatactaaaagaaTGATGAAATTAAGAAAATGTATATGATGTGAAAAGTTTGTGTCTATGGAGGAATGTATCATGGTGTGGGATTTAGGGTATTCGTttaattaggaaaaaaaattagtgtatgAGATGCAATTTCtcaattttaaatatgtatttatgtGTGTTAAATTTGAATAAACAGCCTAATGTAAttgttttagttattatttaatcataaataaatttatctaTTTTGAAGCCATTGTTGGATATGTATGTTTTTAGATCTGAGAAAAATATGTCGGACTATGGACTTCATTATCAAACTTATTCAGAAGTATGCCATATTGTAATGCTATTGTATGCTTCTGGAGAATTCTTCTATGCAACTGTCAAGATTGGTAACTTATATTTTTCACCAATTATTTTGAGTATCATGTGTGTTAAATCAGAATAAAACTATAGATTCAaattaatgtgattgtttactTATTAGTTTagcttaaaattttatttatcatgatttatcttTGTCTCTAAAAATTGAGATATAGAGCTTTTAATATGTTtccttaaaattttgatatatttctttgttgtttctgagtgttaaaacaaaaaaaaatccaatttaAATTCATTGTGATTTTATATCTTGTTATTGTTTTAGtttcaaacaatataaattatacttttgtgtgtgttagactcaaatatatatatatatatatatattatttaagcttgaaattctattt is a genomic window containing:
- the LOC130496727 gene encoding 60S ribosomal protein L27-3-like, with the protein product MVKFLKQNKAVILLQGRYAGKKAVIIRSFDDGNRERPYGHCLVAGLKKYPSKVIRKDSAKKTAKKSRVKCFIKVVNYQHLMPTRYTLDVDLKEVATLEALASKDKKVAALKEAKAKLEERFKTGKNRWFFTKLRF
- the LOC108806639 gene encoding gamma-aminobutyrate transaminase POP2, mitochondrial isoform X2 gives rise to the protein MAVINSLRRMARSSQSRYAASQYTSGSRIFTTEASPQKQTIVGSKGHDMLAPFTAGWQSADLHPLIIAKSEGSYVYDDHGKKYLDSLAGLWCTALGGNEPRLVSAAVEQLKTLPFYHSFWNRTTKPSLDLAKDLLDMFTANKMAKAFFTNSGSEANDTQVKLVWYYNNALGRPEKKKFIARKKSYHGSTLISASLSGLPALHQNFDLPAPFVLHTDCPHYWRFHLPGETEEEFSTRLAKNLEDLIIKEGPETIGAFIAEPVMGAGGVIPPPATYFEKIQAVVKKYDILFIADEVICAFGRLGTMFGCDKYNIKPDLVSLAKALSSAYMPIGAILMSQEVADVIYSQSNKLGAFSHGFTYSGHPVSCAVAIEALKIYKERNTPEHVATVAPRFQDGLKAFAKTSPIIGEIRGTGLILGTEFTDNKSPNEPFPPEWGVGAYFGAECQKRGMLVRVAGDSIMMSPPLIISPEEIDELITIYGEALKATEERVKELKTQQKK
- the LOC108806639 gene encoding gamma-aminobutyrate transaminase POP2, mitochondrial isoform X1, producing MAVINSLRRMARSSQVTLQSRYAASQYTSGSRIFTTEASPQKQTIVGSKGHDMLAPFTAGWQSADLHPLIIAKSEGSYVYDDHGKKYLDSLAGLWCTALGGNEPRLVSAAVEQLKTLPFYHSFWNRTTKPSLDLAKDLLDMFTANKMAKAFFTNSGSEANDTQVKLVWYYNNALGRPEKKKFIARKKSYHGSTLISASLSGLPALHQNFDLPAPFVLHTDCPHYWRFHLPGETEEEFSTRLAKNLEDLIIKEGPETIGAFIAEPVMGAGGVIPPPATYFEKIQAVVKKYDILFIADEVICAFGRLGTMFGCDKYNIKPDLVSLAKALSSAYMPIGAILMSQEVADVIYSQSNKLGAFSHGFTYSGHPVSCAVAIEALKIYKERNTPEHVATVAPRFQDGLKAFAKTSPIIGEIRGTGLILGTEFTDNKSPNEPFPPEWGVGAYFGAECQKRGMLVRVAGDSIMMSPPLIISPEEIDELITIYGEALKATEERVKELKTQQKK